The DNA sequence CTGTCAGGAAGTGATCAGATCAGCACTGAGCAATAGCTCATGGAGCAGATTAATCAACTAGCATTTTTACGCAAACATATATTCCACATCTATGCTGTGAATGTGAACTAAATACCATGATAAGTATAacatcacaaaatataaaatgtataattgttaattaaataattggcTGTATTGGCCTatcaaaaaaatacttctgttGAAAGCTAGTGCTTTATCGCCACCTTTTTGCTATTGTTGTGAATCACAGTATGATAAGGTAGCTCATTTCATagcaatatttacaatattgcaATTTCCATTACTTAAAGTACGATTAAAAAAGGCTTTGAGAAAACATTTGGTGTGAGttaagttttaatgtttaacgtttcgttgttttattgtttgttggtttttattatttctgttcaCTGTTGGACCAGAGCTTCAGTTTCAGCAGAAAAAGTATCACCTCGTTTATCATAAACATATTACTCGCACTCATTTACCTCCTAATGATTATTTTGATTCCCTTTATGTAACCTCTTAATACATATCAATGTGTTTTccttctaattttaattttatgccaAGGGACTACTAAATCATGTGAATTTCTACACACTATCTGGTGCTGACATTATGAGGTTGTTAAGTGCACTGTAAAGTGACCCCTAGTGACAGGTCAAATAAGCACTACAATTCATGAACTGTGTTTGTAATACTATCTAGCACAAAAGAATGTTGCTGTAACgttatattcatgtaatttaataaatccaCCTGCACTGACCTACTTTAGCCTCTAGATGGAGACCATCAATTAACCATTTCAATAGAGTCTAGACTTGCtgtataacattttacaaaaactatGCTTTTAAATATAGGACAGTTTTATCAGAATGATTACAAAGATAAcaaagttttatattatatatttttgtgtacacTTTTTGGAACTTTATTTGACCAATTTAGTTATTTGTATCATATttagtcgtttttttttaataaaaaaatgtaagttaaaaaacacagaacatcTAACAAAAGTattgaatatattaataaattgaccgcatttttgtttaaataaatggagCCTCGGTGATCAAAATAGTCTTTAAAAGCATGCACATGTTTGTTTCGTGGGGACTTTCAGAggcttttattgcttttatacatAAAGGTTCTTCTCAGCAATTCCATAGAAGAACCTATTCAGTGAAAGgctctttaaagaaccatctctttcttacctttttagaatctgaagaaccttttgtgaaacggaaatgttcttcagatgttaaaggttcttcatggaaccatttagacaaaacaCCTAATTcctagttttatttatttttaataatatttttttatcctagTTCTGTTGCTGTTGTCAGTGGAGAAGctcaagtgcatttattttgctAACAGCATACaaataacacttaaaatgtacatttaaatatgtcagACATCTCATTACTGATATTTagaggaagagaggaaaaaatattgtgttgatCATTATATCAGCTCAGCCAAAAATGTCAAGCAGGGACGACAAGGATGTTGGTCTGACAAACATTCCCTTTTCCTGTTCATACTGTACTGTTTATATAGTTTAACCACCAGTAATAAAACTGAACGCAAATAAAATGACATCAGAGACGAGCACTTTCTTTACACTCCAAAAGTTCAATAAAATTTAGTTTACAACAGGGCGGTCAAATTCTTGCACTAAACTCTCTTAAATGACGTGTGCTTTGAGTGGCGGGAATCTTTTGGCgtgcgcacgtgtgtgtgtgtgagtgtgtgtgtgcatacatgtgTTAGTATTCCCACACTTCATTGCCATCATATAAAGTCATGCGAGCACTTCAGAGCTCATTCCGTGTCAGTATGTCTATACGAGTGCTTCTCTTCGGCCTGTTTCTGCTGCTCGCTTCAGGTACAGTCAACACACAAAACCTAGACACTCACAAGTGTTCATTAATATGAATCTCTGTCTGTGAAAACCTAACGCTTGAGGTGTGAAAAACAGAGGTGACATCCTCATTGTTGTTCCGTGTAGCGTAAAAATGAcgtaaaagcttttaaaaagcaagaaaCAGGTTTAACCTCTTCTTTCACAAAGAACAATCTAATAAAGTTCTTTTGTTCCAGGGGCGCAAGGAACACCCGGCTCATCCCGAAAGGTATGCAGCAATTTTTTTGTCCTCAGTGAATGACTAACtagtatttgttcatttaaagtgcccctattaaggatttttgaaaaatgccaTTCACGCACTCTAAGTGAATGAGGACATCCTATAAAGTTTTAAttctgaaagtgcactgtgtataaagttgTAGTCTTCTAAAAGAAAGTCGACCCTGAACCActgaaacaagtcatttttaaaacaaatacgaAGCCGTTGCATGatatcaaaatgaaacaatgtGAAATGGTCTTcaattgttacattttcaaTGAAAAAGCAAATTCAAAAATCTCATAAGCACTGCTTAATATcaaatcgaccaatcacaggAGGATTTTGTTCTAGTTACCCATAATGAGGGCAACTTTAACTTTTagagtttaaaatgtttgttatgaAATggcacacatgtgtgtgtgtgtgtgtgtgtgtgtgtgtgtgtgtgtgtgtgtgtgtgtgatttagcCCGTGTGCGCTGAGATGGCCGAGATCCTCGCGTGTCCCATGAACTTCGCACCTGTGTGCGGCAGCGACGGGAACAGCTACGCCAACGAGTGCTTGCTGTGTGTGGAAAGACTGTAGGTCACATACGCGTGCACACCCACAGCTGCAGTacagtcattattattaattatgaaattatagcGGTTTTGTGTCCTTTTCAGGAAAACCAAATCTGATATTTTAATCACGAGGATGGCGACTGCTGAGCTTCTCCACAACACACAGGATCAATAAGATTAAAGCATCTGAAATAGAATCTGTGTTTCATTTCTTCAACACTGGCTTTAGACgttaaaattgttttatcttttttttttgttaatatcatttatatactattacaggctagtttgttattattttgaattagtttattttatatacgtTATTCTTTATCTTTTAGGCTTTTGAACTTAATTTGAAGAACTTCATTTTAGcagttttgttgtgtttattatatttagtagtttttaccattaaaaaaatgtccatatAGTTTTCAttatgtcttattttttttcttttagtttcttttagttattttagtatttcaagttaaaataaaatgtttttagtgctttcaaataattattgacaattaatcacatccattataatatataatatttaatatatatgcctaacatatttttcttaaatatttacatgcatgtgtatgtatatagagtatacacatatattatgtaaaaaaaccttttattttggatgcaattcatcatttgatagcactagatttattttatttcaattaacacgTATTGTATAAAAACTATctattgctatatatatatatatatatatatatatatatatatatatatatatatatatatatatatatatatatatagcaataatatattaaataacattagcattattaaataacatattatattgtaaatatattttttcagtcaCCATATTTAAGGACAAGAACATTTTCACAAAGATTTTGGCTTTACTTTATCCtaaacatttacagtatttagactcaattaaaaaaaaaaaagttttttcttttgagaaattaaagaaaaagtgGTGAATCATGGGgttgtttattatgtttctgATGTTATACTTGTTTTCTTCTCTCTGGATTGTGCAATCCAATATCTCAAAAGATTTACTCATAACTACTCCTTAAATATAGCCCCATCTCTGGCCGAAAGTTCAGTGACTGCCCTGCTTCCAACAGAGACCAGCACGAGACAAGGATATTTTCAGCACTCTGAGAAAAACACGGTAATGTTTACAAACACTACTAGCTACTAATACTGTTAATTAGTAGCTTATTCTATTTCATAAGAATGTTTGATTGCATTGTGGGGCCACTAGCAAACCGAAACAGTCTTATTGTGTTGATTTATTAGCTGATATTAAGTTTGTTCTCGTTTATCGCATTACACTATATTtcgaaagtaaataaaagtgaataaaaatgtatagttttattcagaaatggtCAGGTGACACTGAAATGTCAGCTTTGACATgtcagcaataaattacatttccaatatattcaaataaaaaatacatatttgaaattttaatgatatttcacaatattacttcaTTACAAAGATGCCTAAAATGTTTcatgatttgtttatttatttagctacaGCTTTCCcctctaaaaaaaacattttcactcaATATTCAGTGAATCCTACTGCCTAATGAAACGCAACACTCCACCTCCACCAATCAAAATTACGTTCTattgaaaaaagaaatctatACAAGAGTGTCTGTTAGGTGTATGATattgtaaaacaatatttttgtatttgaaatgtattaaatatagtgttcatttactctccctcgaGTTGTTCCAAagctgtttcttttttcagtttctttctgcttttgaacaaaaaaaaagtattttaaagaatgtaggGTAACCAAATTAGCCATTTGCGGTATGAAAATAATACCACCGTCAGATGTTTGGTGACCAACattccttcaaaatatcttttagttttttgggaGAACTGTCCCTTTAGTATAACTCAGCACTTAAGTAGTTAACAAAGTAACATGGGCACTAATATAAAGGCAGCCTAAAAGAACTACTGATGCATACTTACTACCAGAATATGTGAACATATTGAATTGTCATCCCATAAAATGTCTGTATGACTGTGCGGGTTTTTGTTAGCGGGAATTCACAGTAGTCAGTTATTCCCTGAGGCGTGATCTTCTTTGGCTGCTCTGCATAGAAGCTTTACAAACATATTATTCATTAAAGTCGGAAACAGACAATTAAGAGGGATATAAGGCTTCCAGATAAGTCTAAGTTTGCCCATCGGGAATATTAAAAACACGACTTTCAAAAACACTGTTCTTTCACTTAATGTGTCCTTCAGAAGAGTGTCTTTCATTTAGACTTTAGAGTTTTTCCAACagtgttttctttgttgttCAGAGACAGCTCTGCAGTTTAATGATCTCTGATGAGTTGCAGTGAGCTGAATGTTTCTTGTGAGCTCTAGAAGTTTCCTGGCTTGCCGATGTCCACTGTGATTTTGGTGTAAAGCAGGTCTTTATCTACATCTACCACTTTGTAACTGAGCGATTTGATGCCGTCCGTCTTCATCGTGTGTCGCGTGTGAGCAATTCTCTTAAATCTATGAAACAGAGGTGTAGCTTTAGAATGTCATTCAGTCGGTCTTGtatttctgagtgtgtgtgtgtgtgtgtgtgtgtgtgtgtgaaatagaGATTACCTCTGTGGGTTTGGTTCATTTTTCTTGTCTCTTGAGTGACGAATCATTCTGCATTTACCGATGTCTCCACTCGGCCTTGATATTTTCATGCCTTGAAATACCAGCCTTCAAAAATAATGACCCTCCATAAAGCTCTTCTCAATTGTATATGGGcctatatatattactgtacagaatttttaattaatagtaaGAAAATGATCCATTTCCCTCACCTGTTAAATATGTCATCATCTTCTCCTCCCCAGCCCCAGTAGTTATTGGGAAAACCATTTATCTTTTGAAATTGTGCTTTACTCATTGCCGATACACCCCCGAAATACTGTTTATATGGTAACCTGCATTCAAACAAAATcaatgttgaataaaaaaatcggTCATACTTACAATAAGCactttaaatggatagttctgTCTTTAATTACTGTTGAAAACTGTTGAATAtagtcattattttagttttctttgcgcaTAAAACGTATTCTCGTAGCACTGTAAACCCCTGATGTCACATATTTTcccaatgtccttactacctttctcaGCCCTGAACGTGGTAGGACCGTTTctgtctatgaagggtcagaaagctcttggatttcatcagaaatatcctaatttgtgtCCTGAAGattaacaaaggtcttacggttaagattacagattttttttttttactttttggtgACCTATCCCCTAAATAACGTTTGCGCAACGTTCCCCTGGTACTTCCTACTTacaagtcataattatgatttttgttgGACAAAACTGGTGCAACTGGAAGATTTTCTAGTGCTAATACACTTTGTGTAGAATTGATGCTTTATCTACATGTTTCATCAAGACTAtggaaatttattttttttcaatgcattttttccttttacataAACTTACCTAATCAGCACACCAAACAAGCATTTATTagataaaaacagtaaaaactttcctgatatgctgatttgctgtgtGTGTCGTTCAGTTATAAGATTCTTATTTTGATGCTATGTTCATGTCATTGTTTCCGTTTTCCTTTTTGCCTGGTTTCTACGTATTCTTGTTTATTCTGTGGTTACCCATTATGAGTCTTAGTTCTTCATTTACCTGTGTATTTATAGCCCCTAGTTTCCTCAGTTCTTTATTAAATatggtttttacatttacagtgcTCTTTGCCTATTCTTGGTTCGTTAAATAAAGTATAGAAACTGTGACAGCAATAATCATTTtcaacagtatttatttgaaattttgttaaattataaatgtctttaatgtcacttttgatcagtttaatgcatccatcTAAATTGTCATTAAACATTGCTCCCGTTTTGTGCCATGACTCCCTCGTGTGATCTTGTCATGTCCTTTGTTAATACGTCATATTTTCAGTAGTTGTGTTCAGCTTGAAGCGGTGCTGCGTAGACGGATCGGTGTAGAAGTGTGAGAACGATTAGAGAGTAGATGGCTACACATGCTCTCgtggtattttaatgtttaatgttctCAAACTACAGCTCtgtacagttttgttttaatcctaatcaaacacacctgatccagctcaTCAAGCTCTTCAAGAATTTACAAGCAGGAGtgagttggagctaaactcagcCGAGCTGTGTAGTTTCCTCTGTTTCCAGGCTAGCTTACTCGTGTAACCAGCTGTTGGTGAATTTGTCAAGTCTGATgctcaatatttatattgtttgtttcgTGCAGTAGTTGGTTTACTTTTGTTCAATATAGCTGCATTTTGGTTCTAACCTTCAACTTATcatctaaaattagaaatagatgTATAATGGTACTCAGTGGAAGAGCTGCCTTTCTTAAACATTATCACGAAAGCTAAATTAACCTAAACACAAAGACCAAACCCAGCAACACCGTCTGATATGCATATCAGGTTCTGCTCTAAATGGTGTATATTACATCATATACGTCTTTTATTCAGTCTTTGTAGCTCACTCAAAATCTACAGAGAGTCAGTCAGCAAAGAAGCTGATGAAGAGATAGTGAGGTATGTTACCCTGAGAGATTTTGAGACTGTATACTACATATAGCCTATTGCTGATCTTTACACTGATTTAGTGATTTACAGTATTGGTTATTTATTGCTCTTTACCAGCTTCCCAACATGTAAGATTTTCCTGTGCCGACTGATTACTTTACTCCACATCAGAGAAGGCCAGATGAAAAACAGCTGCATTGCGATCGTTCTTAATCCAAATGAACCTTGATCCCTGAGCCATCTTTCTACTAACATAACAGAATTTGCTTCCTGTGCTTCAACTTTATTTGTTTAGGTAAATACCTTTTGGAGCAACACGagcagctgtttttttaagcttcATCTGAACTTTCAGGCACTGGTGTCGCTTAACAAATATTATGTTACATGTTGTATTGTGTGTATGGGTGGTGCTTACTCTTACTTAAAACCAAATTTGTCCATGGACACAGAGAGGTGGCGCGGCTGGCTGGAGCACTTGTAGGTGTTGCGGTCGTCCATGGGGATGATGTCTACGTCACTAAAGACGAAGCAGTCATAATCATACTCCTTTAGCGCCTCTACGTAACCCACATTGAGCAGTTTGGCCCTGTTGAATGTCCCCTCTccgtccttttttttttggaggagaAATGTAAATTCGACATGCAAATAGAttaatcatttacattaaacataatAGGTTAATTAATTTGATCGGACCTTAATGATCACAGCTAAATCCGTCGATCAACTATGCATGACCCCATCTTTGTGTTATAAACACAGAGATATACACTAAAGAAAATAACCAAATAGGCATGGATTTCTTAGCGTGCATGACAGTTTGCATGCTGATTTTACTGTGAACAAGGTCAACGGCTGATGGAAAGAGgacagaaatgacaaaaaagaaacatagaGAGGAGGTGTTTATGTACTGATGTGTCAAGATGTATTAGGTGACAagtgaatatttttaatcttaatatttaatattgttactATTTCAGTATTTGGTATGTctgccttttgttttaattgcagcAAAAATGTAAGCAAGTCAAGAACCAAAAAttactaccgttcaaaagtttgggtgcACCCGTTTAACAAGAaattttggagcacttcatgcttcctacTGCTCAACAGCTTTTTGCAGATGCTGATTtccaaaagcaccaaaagttggttaaatggCCATGGTAttggtgtgcttgactggccagcaaGCTCACCCGATATGAACCCCATAAAGAATCTATGGGGTAATGTAAAGtggaaaataagaaacaaaagacCAAAAATGCAGACGAGCTGTAGGCCACTGTGaaagaaacctgggcttccATACCATGTCAGCAGTGCAAACTCATCACAAACTCATCACCTCCATGCCACAGGGAATTAAGGCAGAGCCCCAACCGAGTACTGagaacatttacagtaaatgaaaatactTTCCAGAAGGACAACAATTcactacaatatttttttttatatgaagtgtcttatgaagtattctaatttgttgagatgaATTGGTGGTTTTTTGTtaagccaaaatcatcacaattaaaagaaccaaagacttaaactacttcagtctgtgtgcagtTGATTTATGTAATGCGCAAGTTTCACagtttgagttgaattactgaaatgaatgaacttttccacaacattctaatatattgagatgcacctgtttTCAAAAGACTGACCATCTTTAACAGCAGTAGTCTGTGAGGCGGATCAGTCATAAAGTactttttactggaaaaagttTCCACAcccaaacaaacagaaagaaacagGCGTTATATATTCTATGTCTCTTCTCAGGTTACATTTCTcgttttctcttttgttgttattgcaCAGGAAATTTTAAAGCAGTGGAATGTCAGATCAAGCATGTTGCCTATGCAAAGCCAAGTCACTGCATTTCCATACTTCAAGGTGAATGTCTCCCGAAGAAAAGTCAACCCtgcaaaaatatgtttagatatgtttgtagatctatctatctatctatctatctatctatctatctatctatctatctatctatctatctatctatctatctgtctgagAATGTGTAGATCTGCTGGAAGGTTCAGGATTCATGTCAGCCCATGTGCATGTCTTGATTTGTGTACAAAGTGAGTGTCTATGAGATCGGGATATCTCTTCTCCACCCTGCTCTGTCATCTGTGTTATAACAGAGAGCAAGTTAATAAATGGTTTGTGAGTGCTGTACCTGTTGGATGACATAAATCCCATAATCAAGCTGTTGTCTCCGTAGGATGGGGTGAAGGTAGTAAAGCCAGTACTTCAGGTGTTCACCTCTGTTTCTGAACGGGATGATTATTGCCACTTTTTGCAGAGCCACGCAATCGCTGGGTTTATACCTGCCGCCCATCACCAGCCGTGGACTGTCTTTACGCACCATATCCAAATTTACAGGCTCTGAAAATTCAACTCGCAATCGACCCACTGCAAGGGGAATGGGGAGATAAAGTGAGCGAAATTGGGGTCATATTGCAGATACAAAAGAGGAAGACTCCTCTTATGCAACAACAGTCCACTTCCTGTCTCAAACAAGCCAAACTTCCTTTCCCTGTTTTTTGCTAGTtttttgctagttttttttcccccagcttTCTCTTTAACTCGGACTGATAAGAAGGTAAAGCTTTGTAATATAAGGTTATGCATTACCTTACACTGCTAAATAAGTTTTaaggcaataataataaagactttCTGTAACCTAAAGCTCATTTGGTTAGCTGCTGTTCATCTGCGCTATGGGTACAGCttagaaataataaattgcagacatttacatttaacattttacagtctTTCTCTTTTGGAAAAAGGCCATAAATATTGATGCCTCATCCTACCATACTGATGACTTTTGTCCAGTCCACTTTGTCCCTCCCACTTAAACCGCCTAAAGACCAGCAAGTAGATAACTAATGATGCAAGTGAAACATCTCTTCCATCTGTACCACACAAATCTAGAGAGTTGGAGTGGGCCTAACTCTAActagaaataacattttgactCAAAATCCGGTtacacaaatgtgtgtttttatgctgGGTAAATAACTAGGCTAATTCAGATATTTcagatcctttttttttggagtaaaatttgtgaaagtagctcTGGACACTCTctcgctcactcactctctctctctctctcacacacacacacacacacacacacacacacacacacacacacacacacacaaacataaaaagaaacaagttttaaatttagtttaacttaCCCAAAAGCGGTGACGTCTCGGGACAGTGTTCCAGTCCCGCGGGATCTTGTACGTCATCTTTAATGACAGATCCATTAgaataaattagtttaattacCTCCGTCCCGTTGTCATACTGGACGAGTGCTGCTGTCCTATGAGCTTGAGAAGTGAATATATCAGAGTTTATTTGAATTTTGCGGTAACTGGTGAATTTTGCGGGCGactctttcaaataaaaaaacagcgcGACGATGAGGTGAACCCCGCAGAGGCACGCGAGCGCGACGCAGGACTTAGTGAAGAAACCCACGCTGAGCCCCGACTCCTGCATTCTCACGAAACTACGAAGAACAAAAGTCTGGAAGGAACAGAAACACTCCTGCCTCGTCGTGGTTCATCAGATGAGAGGGACGATCCTTTTTCCTCAAACTTTCTGTGATATCGATCGCGTCTGGACGCTGTTATTAGCTGTTTTCTCGGCATCGGTGAAGAGACGTCTTGAGGAGCGCAGGAGTGACAGCGGTGGGCGTTCACTTGTAGTAGTAGAAAAACCTACAAAGTAGTGACATTTATAGAGTTATTCTAATTAGTTCATTTATTCGCATTTGGAAATACAGGAATTTGAACAAGACGCACTTTGATATGTATGCACTTTGGGTGactataatattaatgttaaattatcACAATAATATTCagtagttaacatgaactaagcaTGAACAACATTTCTACGGCATTTTTTTCAACTTTGATAAAAAATTTtctaatgcattaaaatcacaATCTGCCTTTGTTAACATTAGGCGAGCTTATGCACCgcgagctaacatgaactaacaatgaatgactgtgttagttaatatattaactaatgttagcaAATTAtatcttattgtaaagtgttatcgCATTGGTtgcattagcaaaaaaaaaaaaaaatgtggcacTAGCAAACAGTCAATTTCTCAACTAACTTCACTGAGAAGAATCCTCAAGTTCAAACAGATGTGGTAATTACAACATACATGGAAATGCACTGAATATTTTGACAACCTGAATATGTTAATGATCTTATTATTAATGCAGTAACGTCGTATACTCTTTTTAAGATTGTGAATCAATCAGACagcattttctaaatataagcATATTTCTTGTGTCTGTTCAAGGAATTCccaatacatttttgaaattatttatagtttttgaaagattttacataaggtattttatgtgtatttgtatagtCTGTTggaaataattgtaataaataatcatgCAACAGTCATTAAAGTCAGTGATTGATTACTGACGAGCTCTTCTTTTCTCCTCCACAGCGCCCTCGTGTGTTAGTTTGAGTGATCAACAGCTATAACATGACACTGTTTCCTGGTGAAATGACCTGTCCGACTCAGTCCGAGCAGCATTGTTAGCTATCTTCAAGAAACGGCAAAACACATCTCCCTCTCTATTctatttcttattcttattttttatttatttaaaaaaagtgacccTCTAACGCCTGCTCTCTATATTGTACTTGTTTATTAACTagttgttttctatttattaaaattatcgTCTAGCATCatgtattctttttcttttttttttgagttgttttctttttttctttctttctttttttttttaattattgtgtaCCGTACACTAACCGACACTTGcaatagtatttaaatataacccCAAATAGCTCACGTACATCTGCAAGATCAAGACTTTTTGATCTGGAAAGCGTCTGCTGTCTAAAATCGTCTGGCCGACGTCTTTCAATGTCGGTTTTACata is a window from the Puntigrus tetrazona isolate hp1 chromosome 1, ASM1883169v1, whole genome shotgun sequence genome containing:
- the spink4 gene encoding serine peptidase inhibitor, Kazal type 4; translation: MRALQSSFRVSMSIRVLLFGLFLLLASGAQGTPGSSRKPVCAEMAEILACPMNFAPVCGSDGNSYANECLLCVERLKTKSDILITRMATAELLHNTQDQ
- the b4galt1 gene encoding beta-1,4-galactosyltransferase 1, which gives rise to MQESGLSVGFFTKSCVALACLCGVHLIVALFFYLKESPAKFTSYRKIQINSDIFTSQAHRTAALVQYDNGTEVIKLIYSNGSVIKDDVQDPAGLEHCPETSPLLVGRLRVEFSEPVNLDMVRKDSPRLVMGGRYKPSDCVALQKVAIIIPFRNRGEHLKYWLYYLHPILRRQQLDYGIYVIQQDGEGTFNRAKLLNVGYVEALKEYDYDCFVFSDVDIIPMDDRNTYKCSSQPRHLSVSMDKFGFKLPYKQYFGGVSAMSKAQFQKINGFPNNYWGWGGEDDDIFNRLVFQGMKISRPSGDIGKCRMIRHSRDKKNEPNPQRFKRIAHTRHTMKTDGIKSLSYKVVDVDKDLLYTKITVDIGKPGNF